A genomic stretch from Microbacterium proteolyticum includes:
- a CDS encoding cupin domain-containing protein has translation MTDRPETARLLDLEPHPEGGWFRRMWTGTYEVDTPTGARPAATCIHYLLTPGEESAWHVVTSDELWLWHGPGALELSLGGDGAAPGEVHVVTLGPDLAAGHVLQHTVPAGVWQAARPAAEQEVVVSCVVSPGFSFEDWRLA, from the coding sequence ATGACCGACCGCCCCGAGACCGCCCGTCTGCTCGACCTGGAGCCGCACCCTGAGGGCGGGTGGTTCCGGCGCATGTGGACCGGCACCTACGAGGTCGACACCCCCACGGGGGCGCGGCCCGCCGCGACGTGCATCCACTATCTGCTGACGCCGGGCGAAGAGAGCGCCTGGCACGTCGTCACGAGCGACGAGCTGTGGCTCTGGCATGGACCGGGGGCGCTCGAGCTGTCGCTCGGCGGCGACGGAGCGGCGCCGGGCGAGGTGCACGTCGTGACGCTCGGACCCGACCTGGCCGCCGGGCACGTGCTGCAGCACACCGTGCCCGCGGGGGTGTGGCAAGCGGCGCGACCCGCGGCCGAGCAGGAAGTCGTGGTGAGCTGCGTCGTGTCGCCTGGTTTCAGCTTCGAGGACTGGCGTCTGGCATAG
- a CDS encoding amino acid ABC transporter ATP-binding protein yields the protein MSVLDVLRVRKAFGDHVVLDGIDLSIEQHEVVVLIGASGSGKSTLLRTINLIERVDDGQILLSGDDLTDPTIDQDAARARIGVVFQHFNLFPHLRVIDNVTLAARKVHRMPKPEAYARGTELLEQLGLGAKAREFPDRLSGGQQQRVAIVRAVMTDPELLLLDEITSALDPQLVGEVLDLVRVLRDRGSTMLMATHEMSFAREVADRIVFMKGGRIVEQGPPSQILDDPQHPDTVAFLERERRGGAL from the coding sequence GTGAGCGTGCTCGACGTGCTGCGCGTGCGCAAGGCATTCGGTGATCACGTGGTGCTCGACGGCATCGATCTCTCGATCGAGCAGCACGAGGTGGTCGTGCTGATCGGCGCCTCGGGGTCGGGCAAGTCGACGCTGCTGCGCACCATCAACCTCATCGAGCGCGTCGACGACGGGCAGATCCTGCTGAGCGGCGACGACCTGACCGACCCGACGATCGATCAGGATGCCGCCCGCGCCCGCATCGGCGTGGTCTTCCAGCACTTCAACCTCTTCCCGCACCTGCGGGTGATCGACAACGTCACCCTCGCCGCGCGCAAAGTGCACCGGATGCCGAAGCCCGAGGCCTACGCCCGCGGTACCGAGCTGCTCGAACAGCTCGGGCTGGGTGCCAAGGCCCGCGAGTTCCCCGACCGGCTGTCGGGCGGGCAGCAGCAGCGCGTCGCCATCGTGCGCGCCGTGATGACCGACCCCGAACTGCTGCTGCTCGACGAGATCACCTCGGCGCTCGACCCTCAGCTCGTGGGCGAGGTGCTCGACCTCGTCCGCGTGCTGCGAGACCGCGGATCCACCATGCTCATGGCCACGCACGAGATGTCGTTCGCCCGCGAGGTGGCGGATCGCATCGTGTTCATGAAGGGGGGGCGCATCGTCGAGCAGGGTCCTCCGTCGCAGATCCTCGACGATCCGCAGCATCCCGACACCGTCGCGTTTCTCGAGCGGGAGCGGCGCGGCGGGGCGCTCTGA
- a CDS encoding amidohydrolase family protein, which produces MSVVLYSASLVLPITAPPIREGAIAVADGRIRHVGDRGWVRRELHLRGVAFDEVHWPGVLTPGLVNAHSHLQYTGMAELGRGSYDGFDDWDEAFTPVYRAGRDWAADARTGALAMIAAGTTAVADIATDVAAASALHDARLHGITYWEVMSWTNAAWAERGRDEVRERLDALPAPPGTGLSPHAPYSLDVEPLLEIPDIVRERGSRLHLHLGEAAFEREHGEAEPWQARRPESFRALRDEGFGTGATEFVDELGVLGPDCHVAHGVYMTARDRAILRARGTSVALCPRSNAVIGLDEPPVAAYLVEGNALAVGTDSLASSPSLDLLADVSVLHRLARTQGYSNRDLAPLLLRAATLGGAHAMGLDTGPARTGYLAVGAVADLAFFDIPMSEVDDTIEHLVVGGAGSAAATFIDGEARWVSAGFTTQTGVRA; this is translated from the coding sequence GTGAGCGTCGTGCTGTACTCGGCATCCCTCGTTCTGCCGATCACGGCGCCGCCGATCCGCGAGGGGGCGATCGCCGTGGCCGACGGCAGGATCCGCCACGTCGGCGACCGCGGGTGGGTTCGGCGTGAACTGCACCTCCGCGGGGTCGCCTTCGACGAGGTGCACTGGCCGGGCGTTCTCACCCCGGGACTGGTCAACGCGCATTCGCACCTGCAGTACACGGGCATGGCCGAGCTCGGTCGCGGCTCGTACGACGGCTTCGACGACTGGGACGAGGCGTTCACCCCGGTCTACCGCGCCGGTCGCGACTGGGCCGCGGATGCCAGGACCGGCGCGCTCGCGATGATCGCCGCGGGCACGACCGCGGTGGCCGACATCGCCACCGACGTCGCCGCAGCGTCGGCGCTGCACGACGCACGGCTGCACGGCATCACCTATTGGGAGGTGATGAGCTGGACCAACGCCGCGTGGGCGGAGCGCGGCCGCGACGAGGTGCGGGAGCGGCTCGACGCACTGCCCGCCCCTCCGGGGACGGGGCTGTCGCCGCACGCGCCGTACTCCCTCGACGTGGAGCCGCTGCTGGAGATCCCCGACATCGTGCGCGAGCGGGGGAGTCGCCTGCACCTGCACCTCGGCGAAGCGGCCTTCGAGCGCGAGCACGGCGAGGCGGAGCCCTGGCAGGCGCGACGGCCGGAGAGCTTCCGGGCCCTGCGCGACGAGGGCTTCGGCACGGGCGCGACGGAGTTCGTCGACGAGCTGGGTGTGCTCGGGCCCGACTGTCACGTCGCGCACGGCGTCTACATGACTGCCCGCGACCGGGCGATCCTGCGGGCGCGTGGCACGAGCGTGGCGCTGTGCCCGCGCTCCAACGCGGTGATCGGGTTGGACGAGCCGCCGGTGGCGGCCTACCTGGTCGAGGGCAACGCGCTGGCCGTGGGCACCGACTCGCTGGCATCCAGCCCTTCGCTCGATCTGCTCGCCGACGTGTCGGTGCTGCACCGTCTCGCGCGGACGCAGGGGTACTCCAACCGCGACCTGGCGCCGCTGCTCCTGCGCGCGGCGACGCTCGGCGGGGCGCACGCGATGGGTCTCGACACCGGACCTGCCCGCACGGGGTACCTCGCGGTCGGCGCCGTGGCCGACCTCGCCTTCTTCGACATCCCGATGTCGGAGGTCGATGACACCATCGAGCACCTGGTGGTCGGCGGCGCGGGTTCGGCGGCTGCCACCTTCATCGACGGCGAGGCCCGATGGGTCTCGGCGGGGTTCACGACACAGACCGGAGTTCGCGCATGA
- a CDS encoding ABC transporter substrate-binding protein, with amino-acid sequence MTVFARLRRTAALTAVVAATALSLTACAFAPTGSDPAAPASEGALQTVTPGKLTIATGEPAFSPWVENDDPASGEGFEAAVADAVATQLGFDKENVVWVRSTFDSAIAPGAKDWDLNLQQFSITEERKQAVDFSSPYYTTTQAVVTTGSSPAASATTVAELKNVPVGVMSATTSYSVAEEQLGTANLSVFNSNDDAVAALQAGQVDAIVVDLPTAFYLAGAVLDDGEVVGQLPDSSAGGDELAFVLPKGSALTAPVSEAVDALRADGTLDELQQKWLADAVDAPVLG; translated from the coding sequence GTGACCGTTTTCGCACGCCTGCGTCGCACCGCCGCCCTGACCGCCGTCGTCGCCGCCACCGCCCTCTCGCTGACCGCCTGCGCGTTCGCGCCGACCGGCTCCGATCCGGCAGCGCCCGCCTCGGAGGGCGCCCTGCAGACGGTGACCCCCGGCAAGCTCACCATCGCGACGGGCGAGCCGGCGTTCTCGCCGTGGGTCGAGAACGACGACCCCGCCTCGGGTGAGGGCTTCGAGGCCGCCGTCGCCGACGCGGTCGCGACGCAGCTCGGCTTCGACAAAGAGAACGTCGTCTGGGTGCGCTCCACCTTCGACAGCGCCATCGCTCCCGGGGCCAAGGACTGGGACCTCAACTTGCAGCAGTTCTCCATCACCGAGGAGCGCAAGCAGGCCGTCGACTTCTCGTCGCCGTACTACACCACGACGCAGGCCGTCGTGACGACCGGGTCGTCGCCCGCGGCATCCGCCACCACCGTGGCTGAACTCAAGAACGTCCCCGTCGGCGTGATGAGCGCGACCACGAGTTACTCGGTCGCCGAGGAGCAGCTGGGTACCGCCAACCTCAGCGTCTTCAACTCCAACGACGACGCCGTCGCCGCCCTGCAGGCGGGCCAGGTCGATGCCATCGTGGTCGACCTGCCCACCGCCTTCTACCTCGCCGGTGCCGTGCTCGACGACGGCGAGGTCGTCGGTCAGCTGCCCGACTCCTCCGCCGGCGGCGACGAACTGGCCTTCGTGCTGCCGAAGGGGTCGGCTCTGACCGCGCCGGTGTCGGAAGCGGTCGACGCCCTGCGCGCCGACGGGACCCTCGACGAGCTGCAGCAGAAGTGGCTCGCCGACGCGGTCGACGCGCCCGTGCTCGGCTGA
- a CDS encoding adenosylhomocysteinase — MTESREPERLVRRFARETNLLIAGRPFAVRGENAPALHDLLARLGGIPSPSPAPGRVEFDLDAGTTLLDGATLPERGDAAGRIGFARMHMPVARAMADRLDLSGLRVGVAMVLEPKTAVLSLLLRERGAEVSVYAHPDETDVAVAEELRSRGFSVTADPDLSGDAERVAALAFLRAGIDVLLDDGAHLIRLAHEDDPALLDGWIGACEETTSGLTPLRRMQHAGILRIPVMAVNDARMKTMFDNRYGTGQSCVFAIADLLEERGIALTDQPALVLGYGPVGQGVAAHLRAFGVEVRVAETDPVRALEARHDGFVTGPAVTLASGALVVSATGVPATVTPDIAAVARAIAVAGGVPGEVVPLARPSSGPGAILDGALSGAGAPGAVSLTSAKCSPDGLPGGHLAQVSGEGVGAEGAVSLTSAECSADAVSGGHLAQVRGEGVGAEGVVSLTSAKCSPDGAPGGHMAQVSGDAGEKGAGAALLLGGGGAVNITAAEGNPIEIMDLSFSVQLAALGELLARRPGPGVHAISSEVDDLVARTALAVRGAAIDPPRALDVDGLDDWRSPRYRGGDG; from the coding sequence GTGACCGAAAGCCGCGAACCCGAGCGCCTCGTACGGCGCTTCGCGCGCGAGACGAACCTCCTGATCGCCGGTCGACCCTTCGCGGTGCGCGGCGAGAACGCGCCGGCCCTGCACGATCTGCTCGCGCGGCTCGGTGGCATCCCGAGTCCTTCGCCTGCTCCCGGCCGCGTCGAGTTCGATCTGGATGCCGGCACCACGCTGCTCGACGGAGCGACCCTGCCGGAGCGCGGGGACGCGGCCGGCCGCATCGGGTTCGCCCGCATGCACATGCCCGTCGCTCGGGCGATGGCCGACCGCCTCGACCTGAGCGGTCTGCGAGTCGGTGTGGCGATGGTGCTCGAGCCGAAGACGGCCGTGCTGTCGCTGCTGCTGCGCGAGCGCGGTGCCGAGGTGTCGGTGTACGCGCACCCCGATGAGACCGATGTCGCGGTCGCCGAGGAGCTGCGATCGCGCGGCTTCTCCGTCACGGCCGACCCGGATCTCTCCGGCGACGCGGAGCGCGTCGCCGCGCTCGCGTTCCTTCGCGCGGGCATCGACGTGCTGCTGGACGACGGCGCGCACCTCATCCGTCTCGCCCACGAAGACGACCCCGCCCTGCTGGACGGCTGGATCGGCGCGTGCGAAGAGACGACGAGCGGCCTCACACCCCTGCGGCGGATGCAGCATGCCGGCATCCTGCGCATCCCCGTGATGGCGGTCAACGACGCCCGCATGAAGACGATGTTCGACAACCGGTACGGCACGGGGCAGTCGTGCGTCTTCGCGATCGCCGACCTGCTCGAGGAGCGGGGGATTGCGCTCACCGACCAGCCGGCCCTCGTGCTCGGATACGGTCCCGTGGGGCAGGGGGTCGCGGCGCACCTGCGCGCCTTCGGCGTCGAGGTACGCGTGGCCGAGACCGACCCGGTGCGCGCGCTCGAGGCCCGGCACGACGGGTTCGTGACGGGGCCGGCGGTCACCTTGGCATCCGGTGCCCTCGTCGTCTCGGCGACGGGCGTCCCCGCGACGGTGACACCCGACATCGCCGCTGTCGCGCGCGCGATCGCGGTGGCCGGGGGAGTGCCCGGCGAGGTCGTCCCGCTCGCTCGACCGTCGTCGGGGCCGGGCGCCATCCTCGACGGCGCTCTCTCGGGTGCGGGCGCGCCGGGTGCGGTGTCGTTGACTTCGGCTAAATGTTCGCCGGACGGGCTTCCTGGCGGTCATTTGGCGCAAGTCAGCGGGGAGGGTGTGGGTGCGGAGGGTGCTGTGTCGTTGACTTCGGCGGAATGTTCGGCTGACGCGGTTTCTGGCGGTCATTTGGCGCAAGTCAGAGGGGAGGGTGTGGGTGCGGAGGGCGTTGTGTCGTTGACTTCGGCGAAATGTTCGCCGGACGGGGCTCCTGGCGGTCATATGGCGCAAGTCAGCGGGGACGCAGGTGAGAAGGGTGCGGGCGCGGCGCTGCTGCTCGGCGGTGGGGGAGCGGTCAACATCACCGCGGCCGAGGGCAACCCCATCGAGATCATGGACCTGTCGTTCTCGGTGCAGCTCGCGGCGCTGGGGGAGCTGCTCGCGCGTCGACCCGGGCCCGGCGTTCATGCCATCTCGTCCGAGGTCGACGACCTCGTCGCCCGTACCGCCCTGGCCGTCCGCGGTGCGGCGATCGACCCGCCTCGCGCGCTCGACGTCGACGGGCTCGACGACTGGCGCTCGCCGAGATACCGCGGCGGTGACGGGTGA
- a CDS encoding beta strand repeat-containing protein → MRKIHSRVLMGALVGGGLVVLGCGVANAAEPSGADSLLGGNQGVVAVDAPVTVGGNAVSVVGDSTSTDATTSDGSDGSGGSAGSVGDVSTDGADSLLGGNQGIVSVDVPVTVGGSAVSVVGDSDSDSTDATTSDGSDGSGGSAGSGGDVSTDGADSLLGGNQGVVSADVPVTVGGNAVSVIGDSDSTDADTSGGGSDGGQAGDATTDGTDSLAGGNQGVVSVDVPVTVGGNAVSVVGDSNSTDATTSGGASGGGQAGDATTGGTDSLTGGNQGVVSVDVPVTVGGNAVSVIGDSDSTDATTSGGTTDAGGSAGSVGDVSTAGADSLLGGNQLIAPISLPVTVGGNAISVVGDSTSEDTTTTGGANGGHAGDPTTGGTDSILGGNQLIAPISLPVTVGGNAVSIIGDSHTGGSHTGTPATPGTPGNPGTPGTPGTPGNPGTPGAPGTPGTPGTPGTPGSPGTPGAPGTPGTPGTPGTPGTPGTPGTPGTPGTPGTPGNPGTPGRPGNPGNPGTPGNPGNPGTPGNPGTSATSMPVQGTTASVSSATGLPLASAPRTLAVTGSDLGGVWGLGVGALALLVTGLIARSRRNRMA, encoded by the coding sequence ATGCGCAAGATCCACTCGCGCGTCCTCATGGGCGCGCTCGTCGGGGGCGGCTTGGTCGTCCTCGGATGCGGCGTCGCGAACGCCGCGGAACCCTCGGGGGCCGACAGCCTGCTCGGCGGCAACCAGGGCGTCGTTGCGGTCGACGCGCCCGTGACGGTCGGCGGCAACGCCGTCTCGGTCGTCGGCGACAGCACCAGCACGGATGCCACGACGTCGGACGGCTCGGACGGCTCAGGTGGTTCGGCCGGCTCCGTCGGCGACGTCAGCACTGACGGCGCCGACAGCCTGCTCGGCGGCAACCAGGGCATCGTCTCGGTCGACGTCCCAGTGACCGTGGGCGGCAGCGCCGTCTCCGTCGTCGGCGACAGCGACAGCGACAGCACGGATGCCACCACCTCGGACGGGTCGGACGGCTCAGGCGGCTCGGCCGGCTCCGGCGGCGACGTCAGTACCGACGGCGCGGACAGCCTGCTCGGCGGCAACCAGGGCGTCGTCTCGGCCGACGTTCCGGTGACCGTGGGCGGCAACGCCGTCTCCGTCATCGGCGACAGCGACAGCACGGACGCCGACACCTCAGGCGGCGGCAGTGACGGCGGACAGGCAGGTGACGCCACCACCGACGGCACCGACAGCCTGGCCGGCGGCAACCAGGGCGTCGTCTCGGTCGACGTTCCCGTGACCGTGGGCGGCAACGCCGTCTCCGTCGTCGGCGACAGCAACAGCACGGATGCCACCACCTCGGGCGGCGCCAGCGGCGGCGGGCAGGCAGGTGACGCCACCACCGGCGGCACCGACAGCCTGACCGGCGGCAACCAGGGCGTCGTCTCGGTCGACGTTCCCGTGACCGTGGGCGGCAACGCCGTCTCCGTCATCGGCGACAGCGACAGCACAGATGCCACCACCTCGGGCGGAACGACCGACGCAGGTGGCTCGGCGGGCTCCGTCGGCGACGTCAGCACGGCCGGCGCGGACAGCCTGCTCGGCGGCAACCAGCTGATCGCCCCGATCTCGCTGCCCGTCACCGTCGGAGGCAACGCCATCTCCGTCGTCGGCGACAGCACCTCGGAGGACACCACCACAACCGGCGGCGCCAACGGCGGACACGCGGGTGACCCCACCACGGGCGGCACCGACAGCATCCTCGGCGGCAACCAGCTGATCGCCCCGATCTCGCTGCCCGTCACCGTCGGCGGCAACGCCGTGTCGATCATCGGCGACAGCCACACCGGCGGGTCGCACACCGGCACCCCGGCAACGCCCGGAACCCCGGGGAACCCCGGCACGCCCGGCACCCCCGGCACCCCGGGGAACCCCGGAACCCCCGGCGCTCCTGGCACACCTGGCACCCCCGGCACCCCGGGGACTCCCGGCAGCCCCGGCACCCCCGGAGCCCCCGGAACCCCCGGCACCCCCGGAACCCCCGGAACCCCCGGAACACCCGGAACACCCGGAACACCCGGCACGCCTGGCACCCCCGGAACGCCCGGCAACCCTGGCACCCCCGGAAGGCCCGGCAACCCGGGGAACCCCGGAACGCCCGGCAACCCGGGAAACCCCGGAACGCCGGGGAACCCCGGCACCTCGGCAACGTCCATGCCCGTTCAGGGCACCACGGCGTCGGTGAGCTCCGCGACGGGGCTGCCTCTGGCATCCGCTCCTCGGACGCTCGCCGTGACCGGGAGTGACCTCGGCGGTGTGTGGGGCCTGGGCGTCGGTGCCCTCGCCCTGCTCGTCACCGGACTGATCGCGAGGTCGCGCCGGAACCGCATGGCCTGA
- a CDS encoding amino acid ABC transporter permease, with product MTSPSATAWHPSELELARRATRRRQSTRSVLIALVSSVVFVVVVGWAILSSPGWEDVRRSFFDVDIAIAVFPAILTGLWVNIQVLIVAAIAAAILGITLAMLRSLRGPVFFPLRALATIYTDLFRGIPLLIVLYLVGFGLPALGVFGRVPAVLWGTVAIVLTYSAYIAEVLRAGMEAVHPSQRVAARSLGLTHGQTLRIVVIPQGVRKVVPALMNDFVSMQKDVGLISVLGGAVDAVRAAQIEAAQLYNFTPYIVAALLFVAMALPMIRLTDYVSARLAKREQMGGVV from the coding sequence GTGACATCCCCGTCGGCCACCGCGTGGCACCCGAGCGAGCTCGAACTCGCACGGCGTGCCACGCGGCGGCGGCAGTCGACGCGGTCGGTGCTCATCGCGCTGGTCAGCTCGGTGGTGTTCGTCGTCGTGGTCGGCTGGGCGATCCTCTCCAGCCCCGGCTGGGAAGACGTGCGGCGGAGCTTCTTCGACGTCGACATCGCGATCGCGGTCTTCCCCGCGATCCTCACCGGCCTGTGGGTCAACATCCAGGTGCTGATCGTCGCCGCGATCGCCGCGGCGATCCTCGGGATCACGTTGGCGATGCTGCGCTCGCTGCGGGGCCCGGTGTTCTTCCCCCTCCGCGCGCTCGCGACCATTTATACCGACCTCTTCCGTGGCATCCCACTGCTGATCGTGCTGTACCTGGTGGGCTTCGGTCTGCCGGCGCTGGGAGTCTTCGGTCGCGTGCCCGCGGTGCTGTGGGGGACCGTCGCGATCGTGCTGACGTACTCGGCGTACATCGCCGAGGTGCTGCGCGCGGGGATGGAGGCGGTGCACCCGTCGCAGCGCGTCGCGGCCCGTTCGCTGGGCTTGACGCACGGTCAGACGCTGCGGATCGTCGTGATCCCGCAGGGCGTGCGCAAGGTCGTCCCGGCGCTCATGAACGACTTTGTGTCGATGCAGAAAGACGTCGGTCTCATCTCGGTGCTCGGGGGAGCAGTGGATGCCGTGCGCGCGGCACAGATCGAGGCGGCCCAGCTTTACAACTTCACGCCGTACATCGTGGCCGCTCTGCTGTTCGTGGCGATGGCGCTTCCGATGATCCGCCTCACCGACTACGTCTCGGCGCGACTGGCGAAGCGCGAGCAGATGGGCGGTGTGGTGTGA